In the genome of Veillonellales bacterium, one region contains:
- the dcuC gene encoding C4-dicarboxylate transporter DcuC has product MDILIILILAISMVLTFWAIIKKYNPTVTLLAAGLILITIAYFFNIGDGKIPLKKPTDFFFVDIFAVLTENFKATFSGVGMYILTIGGFAYFIEKIGSGQTLVYYAIKPLKKIKNPYIVLALIFYFGVFLNIFIDSAAGLGLLLVATVYPILRELGISKLAAASVISTTGSFAITPLSTIGALNAELLHLPLHEYFFNYKIYTSVFIVLFAGLSHLVWHKYCDNKKSIVISDEDNVETSDLKPGNPLLAIIPLIPIFIMFIPLFNKQIKMDISTVMFASVAISVVLMAIVKKLSLKEVFTLVGEYLSGMSKILSVVILVIAGQIFAAGLIDMGAVTYLIKLGNSLQLGGLGISLIFATIAFLLAAMIGSANAVVIAFANLSPAIAAQFSVPLMMFLMPLHDLAILGRPLAPVAGVVIAVAGITQVNVIDLVRRNCVPMISTAVFAFAINLILLPILLK; this is encoded by the coding sequence ATGGATATTCTTATTATATTAATATTGGCAATATCAATGGTTTTAACTTTTTGGGCAATTATCAAAAAGTATAATCCAACTGTCACTTTATTGGCAGCTGGTCTTATTTTAATTACCATCGCCTATTTTTTTAACATAGGCGATGGTAAAATTCCTTTGAAAAAACCTACGGATTTTTTCTTTGTTGATATATTTGCTGTGCTGACAGAGAATTTTAAAGCAACATTTAGTGGCGTAGGAATGTATATTCTTACCATAGGAGGCTTTGCTTATTTCATAGAAAAAATAGGTTCAGGTCAAACATTGGTGTATTATGCCATTAAACCTTTAAAGAAAATTAAAAACCCTTACATCGTTCTTGCATTAATATTCTATTTCGGTGTATTCTTAAATATTTTTATTGATAGTGCCGCCGGACTGGGATTGTTGTTAGTAGCGACGGTTTATCCTATATTGAGAGAGCTTGGAATCTCAAAACTGGCCGCCGCGTCAGTTATATCAACAACAGGCAGCTTTGCAATTACTCCATTATCAACTATTGGTGCATTAAATGCGGAGTTACTTCATCTTCCATTACATGAATATTTTTTTAATTATAAAATATATACATCTGTATTCATCGTTTTGTTTGCCGGATTATCGCATCTTGTATGGCATAAATACTGTGATAATAAAAAATCTATTGTCATCTCAGATGAGGATAATGTAGAAACGAGCGATTTAAAGCCAGGTAATCCTTTATTGGCAATCATACCGCTTATTCCGATTTTCATAATGTTTATTCCGCTTTTTAATAAACAGATAAAAATGGATATCTCCACGGTAATGTTTGCCAGTGTTGCTATTTCAGTGGTTTTAATGGCAATTGTTAAAAAATTGTCACTAAAAGAGGTATTTACATTAGTTGGGGAGTATCTTTCTGGTATGTCTAAAATTCTTAGCGTGGTTATTCTTGTTATTGCAGGTCAAATTTTTGCAGCCGGTCTAATTGATATGGGAGCCGTTACATATTTGATAAAATTAGGTAATTCGTTGCAACTGGGCGGATTAGGTATATCGCTTATTTTTGCAACTATTGCTTTTCTATTGGCAGCAATGATTGGTTCGGCAAATGCGGTTGTTATTGCATTTGCCAATTTATCACCAGCAATCGCAGCGCAGTTTTCAGTACCATTAATGATGTTTTTAATGCCATTACACGATCTGGCTATTCTCGGGAGGCCTCTCGCTCCTGTAGCCGGTGTTGTTATCGCTGTTGCAGGTATAACGCAGGTAAACGTAATTGATTTAGTGAGGCGAAATTGCGTCCCGATGATCAGTACAGCAGTATTTGCGTTTGCAATTAATCTGATTTTGTTACCCATCTTACTAAAATAA
- a CDS encoding sigma 54-interacting transcriptional regulator — MKSLAIVSQGKNTCLALQEQLKDLLGNRIRITGYYIDGNMADNITADVVVFSSKHSYEKALPRINPKCPIILARRAINYHEVDQLFDLPANTDVLLVNDLLSSAQETISLLIALGIDHIKYHSYAPVMKNYPHLKIAITPGEVNLIPACVEQVIDIKSRVIDLTTLTEILQKLSILDNKANYLSANYLRDIIELIKKSKYSTNVSNKIKNQLQTIIDTVHDGIIAVDNEKHISVFNPVAETLFGLKAVEAAGSTIDQLPGGKNLAFFNPLSSENEIFVKINNHHVIVNAAKIHEEATELGTVYTFKDVSEIQRLEEELRRKLVSQLHVARYTFANIQGKTQAITHTVELARKMAASNAPILILGESGTGKELLAQGIHNASPRKSGPFVAVNFAAMTENLLESELFGYEEGSFTGARKGGSAGLFEQAHKGTLFLDEVGDAPLPFQVKLLRVLQEKQVRRIGGSRIIPIDVRVITATNRDLKKLIANNTFRQDLYYRLNVLPIKMPSLKDRKADILLLAESFYNAHCRQQKNTIPADIYLERIAAQFLSYDWPGNIRELQNAIEYLVTISPDCPPSPIMLSEELQSTHTNLHTPEQQNLEPLILTTITKFNEQKTPVGRRSLAAALSLPESVVRKSLSHLQREGLIQINKGRNGLTVSNHGAKL, encoded by the coding sequence ATGAAAAGCCTGGCTATCGTTTCCCAGGGGAAAAATACATGTTTGGCACTGCAAGAGCAACTCAAAGATTTACTGGGTAACCGGATAAGGATTACCGGATATTATATTGATGGAAATATGGCTGACAACATTACCGCTGATGTTGTGGTGTTTTCAAGCAAGCATTCCTATGAAAAAGCACTGCCCCGAATCAACCCTAAATGCCCTATAATTTTGGCAAGGCGCGCCATTAATTACCACGAAGTGGATCAGTTATTTGATTTACCGGCCAATACCGATGTTCTGCTTGTTAACGATCTCCTTTCTTCCGCTCAGGAGACCATCTCATTATTAATCGCCTTAGGTATTGACCATATAAAATATCATTCTTACGCCCCCGTCATGAAGAATTATCCTCACCTGAAAATAGCAATTACCCCGGGTGAAGTCAATTTAATACCGGCATGCGTGGAACAAGTGATAGACATTAAAAGCAGAGTTATTGATCTAACCACTCTAACTGAAATTTTGCAAAAATTATCCATTCTGGATAATAAAGCAAACTATCTTTCGGCGAACTATTTGCGGGATATTATAGAATTGATAAAAAAGAGCAAGTACAGCACAAATGTAAGCAATAAAATAAAAAATCAACTGCAAACGATTATTGACACCGTACACGACGGCATCATCGCAGTTGATAATGAAAAACACATATCCGTATTTAACCCGGTAGCGGAAACATTGTTTGGTTTGAAGGCTGTAGAAGCAGCCGGAAGTACGATTGACCAATTGCCCGGCGGCAAAAATCTTGCTTTTTTTAATCCCCTGAGCAGTGAAAATGAAATTTTTGTTAAAATAAACAACCACCATGTGATAGTGAATGCGGCAAAAATTCATGAAGAAGCTACCGAACTGGGTACGGTATATACGTTTAAAGATGTTTCAGAAATTCAAAGACTGGAAGAAGAACTGCGACGCAAATTAGTAAGTCAGCTTCACGTTGCCCGTTATACCTTTGCTAACATACAAGGAAAAACTCAAGCAATAACCCACACCGTAGAGCTGGCACGTAAAATGGCCGCATCAAATGCTCCCATCCTGATTCTGGGGGAAAGCGGCACAGGAAAAGAACTTTTAGCCCAGGGTATTCACAATGCTTCGCCACGAAAAAGCGGTCCGTTTGTCGCAGTAAATTTTGCCGCAATGACGGAAAATTTGCTGGAAAGCGAACTTTTCGGTTATGAAGAAGGGTCATTTACCGGCGCCCGGAAGGGCGGCTCAGCCGGACTATTTGAACAAGCCCATAAGGGGACCCTCTTCTTGGATGAAGTAGGCGATGCGCCTCTCCCTTTTCAGGTCAAACTTTTAAGAGTACTCCAGGAGAAGCAGGTCCGCCGCATCGGCGGATCGCGGATCATTCCGATTGACGTTAGAGTCATTACCGCTACCAATAGGGATTTAAAAAAGTTAATTGCAAACAATACTTTTCGTCAGGATTTATACTATCGTTTAAATGTATTGCCGATAAAAATGCCGTCCTTAAAAGACAGAAAAGCAGACATTCTTTTATTGGCGGAAAGCTTTTACAACGCCCATTGCCGCCAGCAAAAAAATACAATTCCGGCCGACATCTATTTGGAACGGATTGCAGCCCAATTTCTTTCATATGACTGGCCCGGCAATATCAGAGAACTGCAAAATGCAATCGAATATCTCGTTACTATTTCACCTGATTGCCCACCTTCGCCTATCATGTTGTCGGAAGAGCTGCAATCAACTCATACCAATCTCCATACACCTGAACAGCAAAACCTTGAGCCGCTGATTCTCACCACAATAACCAAATTCAACGAACAAAAAACACCGGTTGGCCGAAGATCCCTGGCCGCAGCCTTATCGTTACCAGAAAGCGTGGTAAGAAAATCACTGTCTCACCTCCAGCGGGAAGGATTAATCCAAATCAACAAAGGCCGAAACGGGCTGACGGTTTCTAACCACGGGGCTAAACTTT
- a CDS encoding M20/M25/M40 family metallo-hydrolase has protein sequence MKKVYDRITANSAVKQGLKFIKADQDKTIADQKEICAIAAPPFEERLRAADYLKRLKALGLTDTRMDSEGNVFGVRHGVGNGPKVMMAAHLDTVFPAGTDTTVKEKDGILYAPGICDDTRGLAAILSVVRALNASNIKTVGDIIFCGNVGEEGLGDLRGVKAIFRDNKDIEGFISLDGTGSQNITYLATGSHRFEITYKGPGGHSFSAFGLPSAIHALGRAIAQIADIKTSDEPKTTFTVGVIKGGTSVNAIAYEASMLVDIRSNSQAELLKLEAKVLAIVKQAAAAENARWDSDRITVESKLVGDRPAGVQSADAPIVQAAWTATQSIGEEPVLRKASSTDVNLPISLKIPAIALGPGGNEGCGHSLDEWFDPTDAYKGPQRAFLTILGLVGIDGVSQPLLGK, from the coding sequence GTGAAGAAGGTTTACGACCGTATTACTGCTAATTCGGCTGTAAAGCAGGGTTTGAAGTTTATCAAGGCAGACCAGGATAAAACGATTGCCGATCAGAAAGAAATTTGTGCAATTGCTGCTCCGCCCTTTGAAGAGCGGCTGCGTGCGGCGGACTATTTAAAACGGCTTAAGGCTTTAGGTTTAACAGATACACGGATGGACAGCGAGGGAAATGTTTTTGGCGTTCGGCACGGGGTGGGCAACGGCCCCAAGGTAATGATGGCCGCTCACTTGGATACGGTTTTTCCTGCTGGTACGGATACGACTGTCAAAGAGAAAGACGGAATACTTTATGCTCCGGGAATTTGTGACGATACCCGGGGATTAGCGGCGATCCTTTCAGTTGTCAGAGCACTTAATGCCAGCAATATTAAAACAGTCGGGGATATTATTTTTTGCGGGAATGTTGGTGAAGAAGGGTTAGGGGATCTGCGGGGCGTCAAGGCAATATTCCGGGATAATAAGGATATAGAAGGATTTATCTCTTTAGATGGTACCGGATCCCAGAATATTACGTATTTGGCCACCGGCAGCCATCGCTTTGAAATCACCTATAAAGGTCCTGGCGGACACAGCTTCAGTGCCTTTGGCCTTCCTAGCGCTATCCATGCTTTAGGCCGCGCCATTGCTCAGATCGCCGACATTAAAACGTCGGACGAGCCGAAAACAACATTTACAGTGGGTGTTATAAAAGGTGGTACTTCGGTTAATGCAATTGCTTACGAAGCCAGTATGCTGGTGGACATCCGCTCTAATTCTCAGGCAGAATTGCTGAAGCTTGAAGCTAAAGTGCTGGCTATTGTTAAGCAAGCGGCGGCGGCAGAAAACGCTCGCTGGGACAGCGACCGGATAACGGTAGAAAGCAAGCTTGTCGGCGATCGTCCGGCAGGAGTGCAGTCGGCAGATGCACCGATAGTCCAAGCTGCATGGACCGCAACTCAAAGCATAGGTGAAGAGCCTGTGCTGCGTAAAGCCAGCAGTACCGATGTCAATTTACCAATCAGCTTAAAGATTCCGGCTATTGCCCTCGGCCCTGGCGGTAATGAAGGCTGCGGCCATTCGCTTGATGAGTGGTTTGATCCCACGGACGCTTATAAAGGACCGCAAAGAGCTTTCCTTACTATTCTTGGATTGGTGGGAATAGATGGCGTCAGTCAGCCATTATTGGGGAAGTAG
- a CDS encoding TIGR03915 family putative DNA repair protein — protein sequence MPNRTALMYCYDGSFEGLLCCVFESYEQKEIPLDILLPEMAQGILLPVKEIITDTAKAGRVLGSIPQKMGAPTLEFVRHAFLTCLAHKELYILLFLRLGYRYGPAVLSRLTDPVVDKLFKAVKHLAKESHLFKGFVRFSIFSNVLVAEIEPKNYVLPLLRQHFCERYPEEHFLIVDKTHGMGLVYRPYESAVIPIRKLELPEPDENEEYFRRLWRVFYDAVEIQGRHNPKCRMSLMPKRYWKYMTEFGSAQQKSPRRLEGSGGGKLHF from the coding sequence ATGCCTAACCGCACCGCTTTGATGTATTGTTATGACGGCAGTTTTGAGGGGCTGCTGTGCTGTGTGTTTGAAAGCTATGAGCAAAAGGAAATTCCTCTGGACATTCTTCTGCCCGAGATGGCACAAGGTATTTTGCTGCCGGTAAAGGAGATTATCACGGATACGGCAAAAGCCGGACGGGTATTGGGATCCATCCCGCAAAAAATGGGCGCTCCGACGCTGGAGTTTGTGCGGCACGCTTTTTTAACTTGTCTTGCCCACAAGGAGTTGTACATCCTGTTATTTCTGCGATTGGGTTATCGTTACGGACCAGCCGTGCTGAGCAGGCTGACCGACCCGGTGGTGGATAAGCTGTTTAAAGCTGTCAAACATTTGGCTAAGGAAAGTCATCTGTTCAAGGGATTTGTACGGTTTTCTATTTTCAGCAATGTTCTTGTGGCTGAGATCGAACCGAAAAATTATGTGCTTCCTCTGCTGCGGCAGCATTTTTGTGAGCGTTATCCGGAAGAGCATTTTTTAATTGTTGATAAAACCCATGGCATGGGGCTGGTTTACCGGCCCTATGAGTCGGCGGTGATTCCCATTAGGAAGCTTGAACTGCCGGAACCGGATGAAAACGAGGAATATTTTCGCCGGCTGTGGCGGGTTTTCTACGATGCCGTCGAGATTCAGGGACGGCATAATCCTAAGTGCCGCATGAGCCTGATGCCGAAACGTTATTGGAAATACATGACGGAGTTCGGTTCTGCACAACAGAAATCACCGCGGCGTCTGGAGGGCTCCGGCGGGGGAAAATTGCATTTTTAG
- a CDS encoding putative DNA modification/repair radical SAM protein, translating to MDIFDKLKILTDAAKYDVACTSSGVNKKAATGGIGSAAACGICHSFAGDGRCISLLKVLLTNVCAYDCKYCVNRRSNDTPRAAFTPRELADLTINFYRRNYIEGLFLSSGVLKTPDYTCEQMIEALRILREEYRFSGYIHAKAIPGADSALIARLGLLADRMSVNIELPSHNSLQLLAPDKSKHSILAPMGYIQNRIQENCTDIIRYHHAPKFVPAGQSTQMIIGATPETDFQILNLAEGLYRKYRLKRVFFSAYMPVAEDSLLPAPETKPPLLREHRLYQADWLLRFYGFTANELLDQQHQSFNPYIDPKCNWALNHMELFPLDVNRASYSDLLRVPGIGVISAKRIITARRTGRLQFDGLKKLGVVLKRAQYFITCGGKAPGGLKVTPDTVLQSLLSEKALGLYQHDFSHQTGMEQLSLFSPPSLLSSGGKQEDRGKCLTAPL from the coding sequence ATGGATATTTTTGACAAGCTGAAAATTTTGACTGACGCAGCAAAATATGATGTGGCCTGTACTTCCAGCGGAGTCAATAAAAAGGCGGCTACGGGAGGAATTGGCAGTGCCGCGGCTTGCGGCATCTGCCACAGCTTTGCCGGAGACGGGCGTTGCATTTCCCTGTTAAAAGTGCTGCTGACCAATGTTTGCGCCTATGACTGCAAGTACTGTGTGAACCGCCGGTCCAATGACACGCCCCGGGCCGCTTTTACGCCCCGTGAGCTGGCGGATTTAACCATCAACTTTTACCGGCGAAATTATATTGAGGGCCTTTTTTTAAGCTCCGGTGTACTGAAAACGCCTGACTATACCTGCGAGCAAATGATCGAGGCACTGCGTATTTTGCGGGAGGAATACCGATTTTCCGGTTATATCCACGCCAAGGCCATTCCGGGGGCGGACAGTGCGCTGATTGCCCGTTTGGGCCTGCTGGCAGACAGGATGAGCGTAAATATTGAGCTTCCTTCCCATAATAGTCTGCAGCTGCTGGCGCCGGATAAGTCAAAGCATTCCATTCTGGCTCCCATGGGCTATATTCAAAACCGGATCCAGGAAAATTGCACCGACATCATTCGATATCATCATGCGCCTAAGTTCGTTCCTGCCGGACAGAGCACTCAGATGATTATCGGCGCCACGCCGGAAACGGATTTCCAAATTTTGAATTTGGCGGAAGGGCTTTATAGAAAATATAGATTGAAACGGGTTTTCTTTTCCGCCTATATGCCGGTGGCGGAAGACAGCCTGCTGCCCGCGCCGGAAACCAAGCCGCCGCTGCTGCGGGAACACCGGCTGTATCAGGCGGACTGGCTGCTGCGGTTTTATGGATTCACAGCAAATGAACTGCTGGATCAGCAGCATCAGAGCTTTAATCCCTATATTGATCCGAAATGCAATTGGGCACTCAATCATATGGAGCTTTTCCCTTTGGATGTAAACCGCGCTTCCTATAGCGACCTGCTGCGTGTGCCGGGTATCGGCGTAATCAGCGCCAAGCGGATTATCACTGCCCGCCGCACCGGCAGACTTCAGTTTGACGGTCTGAAAAAACTGGGGGTTGTCTTGAAGCGGGCTCAGTATTTTATTACCTGCGGCGGGAAAGCTCCCGGCGGCTTGAAAGTCACGCCGGATACGGTGCTGCAGTCGTTACTGTCGGAAAAAGCGCTGGGGTTGTATCAGCATGATTTTTCTCACCAGACCGGCATGGAGCAGCTTTCGCTTTTTTCACCCCCATCGCTGCTGTCATCGGGCGGGAAACAGGAGGACAGGGGAAAATGCCTAACCGCACCGCTTTGA
- a CDS encoding isoaspartyl peptidase/L-asparaginase yields the protein MKKTVLLIHGGAGSTINSLSLDELEERRTVLLQALKAGQDILQNEGSSIDATTAAVVVMENSPLFNAGKGAVFTHEGKNEMDACIMDGKTLNSGAVGGVRRIKNPIKAANVVMSHSTHVLLISEGAEKFAKEYGVECVEPEYFYTDFRYHQLQEALKKDAVYVDHDIPLSSGKNKQPKYMGTVGAVALDCHGNLAAATSTGGLTNKRYGRVGDSAIAGAGNYANNNSIAMSGTGTGDIFVQAVAGHEVNALYQYKGLDLKSAVSATLQKIYDLGGHGGMIALDKDGNYVFEMNTDGMYRGVAINNEEPIIKCFKDEA from the coding sequence ATGAAAAAGACGGTCTTACTTATCCATGGCGGTGCAGGAAGCACCATAAATTCTTTATCTTTAGATGAACTGGAAGAAAGAAGAACGGTTTTATTGCAAGCATTAAAGGCGGGTCAAGATATTTTACAAAATGAAGGTTCGAGTATTGATGCTACGACTGCTGCTGTCGTTGTCATGGAAAACTCTCCCTTGTTTAATGCCGGTAAAGGTGCTGTTTTTACTCATGAAGGTAAAAACGAAATGGATGCTTGTATTATGGATGGAAAAACATTAAATTCAGGAGCTGTTGGCGGGGTTAGAAGAATTAAAAACCCGATAAAAGCAGCAAATGTAGTGATGAGCCATTCAACGCATGTATTATTAATTAGTGAAGGGGCAGAAAAGTTTGCAAAAGAATATGGTGTTGAATGTGTAGAGCCGGAATATTTTTATACGGATTTTCGTTACCATCAATTGCAAGAAGCATTAAAAAAAGATGCAGTATATGTCGATCATGATATTCCATTATCATCAGGTAAGAATAAACAACCTAAGTATATGGGAACAGTAGGTGCCGTAGCATTGGATTGTCACGGTAATCTTGCTGCTGCTACTTCTACCGGCGGTTTAACTAATAAAAGATATGGTCGTGTTGGCGATTCAGCCATAGCGGGTGCCGGCAATTATGCCAATAATAATAGTATTGCAATGTCAGGGACCGGTACTGGGGACATTTTTGTACAAGCAGTCGCCGGCCATGAAGTGAATGCTTTATACCAATATAAAGGACTAGATTTAAAAAGTGCAGTATCTGCAACATTGCAAAAAATATATGACTTGGGAGGACATGGTGGTATGATTGCGCTAGATAAAGATGGCAATTATGTTTTTGAAATGAATACTGATGGCATGTACCGTGGAGTTGCTATAAATAATGAGGAACCGATCATTAAATGTTTCAAGGATGAAGCCTAG
- a CDS encoding amino acid racemase, which translates to MYGDMNGSNQRNFTQLKKLGVLGGMGPAASAEFLRILAEEAPAETDQEHPIVYLISDSQVPDRSSAILGKGNDPTERLKADLLSLVQMGADLLAVPCNTAHYFIDQFRSELPVPLVHIVEETVLAAQRLNPEGCWMLSTVGTRQSGLYQKYAQGIGYQLWLPDSGTAARVQESINLVKAGKQTEAGALIRAVVLGLWRERDVPVMAACTELPLAYDASGLPPERTVSSLGALVDACLHRIYSGV; encoded by the coding sequence ATGTACGGGGACATGAATGGGAGCAATCAGAGAAATTTTACGCAGTTAAAAAAACTGGGCGTACTGGGGGGGATGGGTCCCGCCGCTTCGGCGGAGTTTTTACGGATATTGGCGGAAGAAGCTCCGGCTGAAACAGACCAGGAACATCCCATCGTTTATCTGATATCGGATTCCCAGGTACCTGACCGCAGCAGCGCAATTTTAGGCAAAGGAAACGATCCTACGGAGCGGTTGAAGGCGGATTTACTGTCACTTGTGCAAATGGGGGCGGACTTATTAGCGGTTCCCTGCAATACAGCCCATTATTTTATTGATCAGTTTCGGTCGGAACTGCCGGTTCCATTGGTACATATTGTGGAGGAAACTGTTTTAGCAGCGCAAAGACTGAATCCAGAGGGTTGTTGGATGCTGTCGACGGTGGGAACGCGACAAAGCGGATTATACCAGAAGTATGCCCAGGGTATTGGTTATCAGCTGTGGCTGCCTGACTCTGGTACCGCTGCCAGGGTACAGGAAAGCATTAACCTGGTGAAGGCGGGAAAACAAACGGAAGCCGGGGCTCTTATACGCGCTGTTGTCTTGGGGCTATGGCGGGAAAGAGATGTACCGGTTATGGCAGCTTGTACCGAACTTCCCTTAGCCTATGATGCGTCGGGACTGCCGCCAGAGCGAACTGTATCAAGTCTGGGTGCTTTGGTGGATGCCTGTCTGCACAGAATTTACAGCGGCGTGTAA